The stretch of DNA TTCTTTCCACTTAATTGCGATGCAGCTTGCTGCaacagcgagacagagagagagatgcatcTTGGCGTGACTTCTAATGCCCATTGAGTGCTcatccagccacagccacagcaacagcaacagctccagctATGAGATGGCGGTTAGACACAGACATTAAGTGCAATGCGCAGATCCCGCCCCTCCACGTTGCTATCTTCTCGTCTCATCTCATTATTTTCCACTGCCCGAAAGCAGAGAGCGTGCAAATTTGTGCACTTTATGCTCTGTGGCATAACAATTACCGCGCTCGCGGTTCGCTCTCTCGCGAATATCCATAGAATGTGCTTATAATTgatgcatttttctttttccttgtttttgcAGGGTGCTGAGGCCTCCAGGCGGCGGTTCCAGCGACATCTTCGGCTCGGATATGCCGCAGACACCCAGGAACGTGAAGAACCGCATGGTTTCCAACATATTCTCCGTCGAGAAGGATAATAGCGTGAAGAACACCGGTAAGCGGAGGGCAGGAGATGGAAAGCCCAGAGGTCCCGAGATCCCCACTCTCCTCCAAATAGATGTTTTCCCCATCCATTTGCCATGTCCAGTGTCCCCCCGAAAAGGCTtatcttatttatttgtgcttttccctttgctttttgtgAATCCCCTTGGAGATGCTTATTGAAATGTCTATCGTTTTcttgttctcgttctcgttctcccCTCTCCTTCTTTTCCTCCCCGCTCTactgttttctctttttttcttttctacgTATCTTTGCAGTACGACAAGGAGCTCACAGATTCTATTTCATTGGTACTTGagaatatactcgtatatgttATTTGTTGTATGAATCACACACTCATTCCCTTCTGTTGTTATTGTACATTTCGTTGCTAATTTCGTGTTTACCAAAATGCAAGTTTCCCCCGTTGGAGCACCCCTTAGACCTCCACCCCACTGAACCACCTGTCCACCTGTAATCCATAATCCACAATACACAATCCCCCAGAGTAGAGATCATCTCTGCAACACTGCAAACCAGTTTCCCACACTCGACCACACGCCACCTCCAACTCCGCCTTCTCCAATCTTGTGATGACATTTTGAATGCATTCAGATACTATGTAGAGGCGAGCCACAAAGAACGAACCACTCAAGGCAATCCATTCACTCCACTCACCCACCCACTGATACACTGATCCACTGTTGTCCACTCTCGTACCTCCGTCCGTACCTATCTGTTTCTCTATGCTTTTAGAACAATCAAAACAGTCTTAACTGCTCTCTCAacaacaccaccaacaacaacaacaacaacaacaacaatccacTAATTTCAAtatcttttgtttcttttggttttcctcTTTCCGTTCGTTTTTATTCCGTTTTGATGATGCTTTCGATGATGATGTGCTACAATAGGTGATAATCCGCGTCGCGGTCAGAAGACTGTCGACTCACACTCTCGACTGTTTGGGGAGCCCATGCGTCCCATCACACCTGGCAAGAACCACATGAAGAGCAGCATTCCCTTTGGCCAGAACACAGAGACTGCCGCTGCCCAGAAGCTGCTGaccaatggcagcagcaccaccaacggAGCCACCGCCAATGGCCACTATAACGGAAAGAGCGGATCCGTGTCCTCGGCCTCGTCGTCAGTCTCGTCCTCGACCGAGAACCTCAAGATGAACAGTGGCTCCCGATCAGGTAATGATACACTTTCAAGTACAAAATTCAACAATTATAACTAGCAAAGTAGTCACTGAGACCAAAGTTTCACCTGTCAAGAGTTTGAGCCTACATTTGTGGGTGTTTGGGTTCAGTCTCACACGAGGCAACGAAGTGGAGTTATTGCTCTGATTATTTCGTTATTTTGTAGTGTGAAAAAAGTGCGtgaaaaataagtaaaaattctgatttatattttctcaTATGTTTCGGTCTGTCacacgaaaaacaaaataaattctcGCCCCCCGAATCGAATCAAAACGAATTCCTGGTTAAATCATCGGTTGTCGTTTATACTGGCATCTTGCAACAGTCTTCATCCGCAATATGAGCAGTGAGTATTAGTAGCAGTAGTAGtgccctgtcctgcctgcATCCCTCCTGCATCTTGGCATCCTTCATCCCCTTCATCCGTCCGCCTGCCATTAGGAGCTGAAGAATTCGCAgaatccaaacaaaataagCAAGCAATCAATAAGGAGTGTCCCGAAGTTCTTGACATCGACCAGCCGTGCCTGGACCTCGAAGTGGGAGACGTGCCAAAGGACAACGAGATCTATACGGAGTCCGGAAAGCGCGACGTCCGCATACAGTCGCGTCAAGACTCTGCCAGCAACGTGAAGCAGCCACACTCTCTGGACAAGATGCACAACGAACCAGATCTCAAGGAGCCCCTGTCCCTCTGCCCCGACTATGGGAAGGAGGCGCATGATCCGTGCAACGCACGCAATCCCATCACGGGTCTCGGCCTCAACGGGGATGGCGTGGGTGGCCTGAAGCCCGTGAAGCAGAAGATTCGAGGTCGAGCTCCTACACCTACACCTCACACTTTTACTCCACCCGAGCGAGATCTTAGCTTGTAGAAGTAGATTCAGTAGCTCAGGCTCAGCTTAGTGTCTACACCACAAACATCCATTTTGAGACTCTGCTAATCCGCATTTTCTTTGTTCTCTATTCAACAGAGGGAAATCCCGTGACCGGTGAGGGATACAGGCCCGGTGGAACGGACTACATCCAGGCCGCCGGCTCGACCAATAACGGCAGCAACGGCGGTAACAATGGCAACGGTGGCAATTCGGTGGTCAACAAGAACCGTGTGCCCCCGGGCGGCTACTCGTCGGGACTCTGGTAATGGAAAGGGACGCTGCCCAAGTCCCAGTACAAGCGAGCGACATGGGCCACCAATACAAGCGACACCAGAAGAAAAAcaagcgacaacaaaacacacagttCTACTACCCACTACCCCCCTTACATGATATATACGAATAACCAAACaacccaatccaatccattgCAAAACAGTGCAGAACCACACATGGAGCAAAGCCACTTGCAGCCACACCACCTACCTTCAGCAGGCTGGAAATGAAGCTCtggcagcagacagacagcagaatacaaaaaaccaaaacgaacacaaaatatttgctcaaatCGTTCAGCACTGCGAACCCCAACCCACATCCCCACTGAGGAGATGGTTGAGAGCTGAAGTGAAGCATCAAAGCTCACAGCACACACCtaaccaaccagccagcacTTTTGCATTAATCCACAGGCATAAAAGTTAATtctattttgaattttgtgtaCCACAAgagccctgccctgctgcaaTGGAGAGATCCTCGTGGATTCGGGGTGATGGGGACTGCTGGACTCCAATTGAACACGTGCGGCGGCACGTGGGACACTCTTAATTATAGTTGCATCAATGTAATACACGCCACGACACATCTAAAACATTATATTTATACCAACTGACTCACCATCACCCCCCCTCACACCCATAAACCcaatacatactcgtacataatatacattacatacatattacatatgtaattTAACAGTACGCTTGCACGTACTAATGTGCACGTACTAATTAAGTGTAAAAATACGAATTCGAACCCGAATATTTGTTCAATAAAAATCTTTTCGTACATAATGTGCATTTCAAAAACGTTTTTGAATATGAGCGGGCAGCGTTTATTGCCAAAATCTCTAAAAACGAGCAGGgacatgtgagacgcttcttaagcgtcataaattttatacacggtactcagTATAATGTaccttatttatttatttttttccaattttacatttgacaatttacattttttcgaCATATGTTACTACATTACTTGgtacgccaacacgctctttttgCTCGCCCCTTGCTGTGTGTACACACcggattttcgccctttgtggaattctggatgcaaaacttggttgaatcagagtgtgaatgggagaatatgcaaaaaacaaatataagctcgGAATGGTTTCTGCTAATTAACTTCagtgtggctataataatggacggacagacggaatggcgttttcagttttccGAGATTTGGGATTTTGCCCTTTTAGGCGGAATCAAGAAATAtatggtttcagtgtgagcaagaagcagtctggagccaaaattttctgtgcttttttttcctgAGAAccagccgacaaacaagacggacagacagactttTCAATCGACCGGGAATATTAATGCcaatcaagaatatatgttgCCTTTATGGGGTGCaaagacgtttccttctgttcgttacatacattcatacaaaaataaaaaaagcaaattcGAACCTCGCTGGCGGCGAACATTCTTCTGGTactttattatacccggtactcgaagagtaaatagggtatttgtggggaataacggatgtatataacgcacagaaggaaacgtttccagcatgaatagccgagtcgatgtCTGaccgtcttgtttgacgccttGTTCTCAGAGACTACAGGCCAGAGTCACCAGAAAttgtgtgaagactcatgtgaCATCACACTAaatcaagtttgtttcaaaattaaGGGCCCCCACAAAGGGCTGCTGTATCCCCCACTTTCGTATGAACTATCCATGCATATCAGATTATCGAtttgggattagattggatcattattatagcctgAATGaagattttaatttgcagtggttaTGTTTCCTTGttgtcattctttctcgctcgcacattctgcctcatgcagtaTGCGTCACttggggagggtggcgagctaaaagggtAAAGTGATAtggaaaaaatgtattatgtcaaatttgaaaaaaaccactaagatgcagatatactgactgagtaccggtaCTAACCATAAAGTTTTCTCTTGACGGTGAGGTTTCTCTTGATCTCAATTACCTATCTAAAAACtgtatgcaaaaattgttAGCGGAAccggtataaaagttgtgacgcgtacaaTGCGTCACACAGACGTCCCTACTCGTTTTAactgtatatttttaaaatgagaaggtatttttctgagggtcagacggtaatatttaatcaataaaTCTACGGTAACACTGATGCGGCCCagccgcaaacaaaaaaatggctGTGATTTTTGCACgacaatttgaatttttccaatttaaaaagtgaaatgcaatCAGACCAAGTGCCAAATGCGTGACTGCTAAGATGTTGACGACGCGGGGGCCTCGATGTACttcaaagcagcagccaaaatcGTCGTAGGACAC from Drosophila subobscura isolate 14011-0131.10 chromosome O, UCBerk_Dsub_1.0, whole genome shotgun sequence encodes:
- the LOC117898417 gene encoding microtubule-associated protein Jupiter isoform X5; this translates as MAAYAAFKHVELYNVGKAKKRVLRPPGGGSSDIFGSDMPQTPRNVKNRMVSNIFSVEKDNSVKNTVRQGAHRFYFIGDNPRRGQKTVDSHSRLFGEPMRPITPGKNHMKSSIPFGQNTETAAAQKLLTNGSSTTNGATANGHYNGKSGSVSSASSSVSSSTENLKMNSGSRSEGNPVTGEGYRPGGTDYIQAAGSTNNGSNGGNNGNGGNSVVNKNRVPPGGYSSGLW
- the LOC117898417 gene encoding microtubule-associated protein Jupiter isoform X4, with product MAAYAAFKHVELYNVGKAKKRVLRPPGGGSSDIFGSDMPQTPRNVKNRMVSNIFSVEKDNSVKNTVRQGAHRFYFIGDNPRRGQKTVDSHSRLFGEPMRPITPGKNHMKSSIPFGQNTETAAAQKLLTNGSSTTNGATANGHYNGKSGSVSSASSSVSSSTENLKMNSGSRSVFIRNMSKGNPVTGEGYRPGGTDYIQAAGSTNNGSNGGNNGNGGNSVVNKNRVPPGGYSSGLW
- the LOC117898417 gene encoding microtubule-associated protein Jupiter isoform X7; the protein is MAAYAAFKHVELYNVGKAKKRVLRPPGGGSSDIFGSDMPQTPRNVKNRMVSNIFSVEKDNSVKNTGDNPRRGQKTVDSHSRLFGEPMRPITPGKNHMKSSIPFGQNTETAAAQKLLTNGSSTTNGATANGHYNGKSGSVSSASSSVSSSTENLKMNSGSRSEGNPVTGEGYRPGGTDYIQAAGSTNNGSNGGNNGNGGNSVVNKNRVPPGGYSSGLW
- the LOC117898417 gene encoding microtubule-associated protein Jupiter isoform X2 yields the protein MISNYDISDSKSSSKVLRPPGGGSSDIFGSDMPQTPRNVKNRMVSNIFSVEKDNSVKNTVRQGAHRFYFIGDNPRRGQKTVDSHSRLFGEPMRPITPGKNHMKSSIPFGQNTETAAAQKLLTNGSSTTNGATANGHYNGKSGSVSSASSSVSSSTENLKMNSGSRSVFIRNMSRAEEFAESKQNKQAINKECPEVLDIDQPCLDLEVGDVPKDNEIYTESGKRDVRIQSRQDSASNVKQPHSLDKMHNEPDLKEPLSLCPDYGKEAHDPCNARNPITGLGLNGDGVGGLKPVKQKIREGNPVTGEGYRPGGTDYIQAAGSTNNGSNGGNNGNGGNSVVNKNRVPPGGYSSGLW
- the LOC117898417 gene encoding microtubule-associated protein Jupiter isoform X3, translated to MAAYAAFKHVELYNVGKAKKRVLRPPGGGSSDIFGSDMPQTPRNVKNRMVSNIFSVEKDNSVKNTGDNPRRGQKTVDSHSRLFGEPMRPITPGKNHMKSSIPFGQNTETAAAQKLLTNGSSTTNGATANGHYNGKSGSVSSASSSVSSSTENLKMNSGSRSVFIRNMSRAEEFAESKQNKQAINKECPEVLDIDQPCLDLEVGDVPKDNEIYTESGKRDVRIQSRQDSASNVKQPHSLDKMHNEPDLKEPLSLCPDYGKEAHDPCNARNPITGLGLNGDGVGGLKPVKQKIREGNPVTGEGYRPGGTDYIQAAGSTNNGSNGGNNGNGGNSVVNKNRVPPGGYSSGLW
- the LOC117898417 gene encoding microtubule-associated protein Jupiter isoform X6; protein product: MAAYAAFKHVELYNVGKAKKRVLRPPGGGSSDIFGSDMPQTPRNVKNRMVSNIFSVEKDNSVKNTGDNPRRGQKTVDSHSRLFGEPMRPITPGKNHMKSSIPFGQNTETAAAQKLLTNGSSTTNGATANGHYNGKSGSVSSASSSVSSSTENLKMNSGSRSVFIRNMSKGNPVTGEGYRPGGTDYIQAAGSTNNGSNGGNNGNGGNSVVNKNRVPPGGYSSGLW
- the LOC117898417 gene encoding microtubule-associated protein Jupiter isoform X1, which translates into the protein MAAYAAFKHVELYNVGKAKKRVLRPPGGGSSDIFGSDMPQTPRNVKNRMVSNIFSVEKDNSVKNTVRQGAHRFYFIGDNPRRGQKTVDSHSRLFGEPMRPITPGKNHMKSSIPFGQNTETAAAQKLLTNGSSTTNGATANGHYNGKSGSVSSASSSVSSSTENLKMNSGSRSVFIRNMSRAEEFAESKQNKQAINKECPEVLDIDQPCLDLEVGDVPKDNEIYTESGKRDVRIQSRQDSASNVKQPHSLDKMHNEPDLKEPLSLCPDYGKEAHDPCNARNPITGLGLNGDGVGGLKPVKQKIREGNPVTGEGYRPGGTDYIQAAGSTNNGSNGGNNGNGGNSVVNKNRVPPGGYSSGLW